Proteins found in one Triticum urartu cultivar G1812 chromosome 4, Tu2.1, whole genome shotgun sequence genomic segment:
- the LOC125551003 gene encoding mitochondrial import inner membrane translocase subunit TIM8-like, with protein MDASALNDPRFQALLEEEKKKAMMNEMIAKLTDTCWDRCITGSIGSSFSNSETSCLSNCAKRFIDVKMLTMQRANSSS; from the exons ATGGACGCTTCAGCTCTCAACGACCCGAGGTTTCAGGCGCTCTTAGAG GAGGAGAAGAAAAAGGCCATGATGAATGAGATGATAGCGAAGCTGACTGACACTTGCTGGGACAGATGCATCACCGGAAGCATCGGGAGCAGCTTCAGCAACAGCGAAACCTCTTGCCTGTCCAACTGCGCAAAACGCTTTATTGATGTTAAGATGCTCACCATGCAACGAGCAAACAGCAGTAGCTAG
- the LOC125551005 gene encoding pentatricopeptide repeat-containing protein At5g43790-like — protein sequence MAQMSRDAAPSRHALAADPLPALRRLRAAAPRVFGQLHALLLTSGLALHSPNFALLLRLASSSVPSVSHRLQLLLCSPLPPTAFLANSLLLAHLPSALPLYSLLFLASPPLLRPNEFTYPALLRASPPRTALALATHSLKFLGAGAASRDRVLGAALLDAFARCGRIASCRRVFDRIVQPDLPAWNALLTAYARRARDSSCAGEAAEILELFARMVSSTVTPNEITLVAVISACGELGALGHGLWAHAYALRHRLTVNCYLATALVEMYTRCGEMDLAEQVFAGVTDMDTRCYNAMLQGLAFHGRGRAALTLFDRMCAEGFPVDSVTMLAVMCACAHAGLVDEGQWLFDRMEIQFGVTPRIEHYGCMVDILGRAGQLDVAEKLIRGMDIPPNAAMYRSLIRACGIHGKLELGARTIQELMRLEPEHSGNYVLLSNFYARMRLWEDAKKARKEMKAMGIDKSPGSSLLDIDGVLHEFLMGDKTHPASREIYAMVQEIEARLKESGHRPSTTAVMFNVEEEDKADALSYHSERLAIAFALIASSPGAPIRIIKNLRVCSDCHESTKLVSQVYGREIIMRDRTRFHHFRDGHCSCGDFW from the coding sequence CTGGCCTCGCGCTCCACTCCCCCAACTTcgccctcctcctccgcctcgcctcctcCTCCGTCCCCTCCGTCTCCCACCGGCTCCAGCTCCTCCTCTGCTCCCCGCTGCCGCCCACCGCTTTCCTCGCCAACTCCCTCCTCCTCGCGCACCTCCCTTCGGCGCTCCCCCTCTActccctcctcttcctcgccTCTCCCCCGCTCCTCCGCCCCAACGAGTTCACCTATCCGGCCCTCCTCCGCGCCTCCCCGCCCCGCACCGCGCTCGCGCTCGCCACCCATTCGCTTAAATTCCTCGGCGCCGGGGCCGCCTCCCGCGACCGCGTCCTCGGCGCCGCGCTGCTCGACGCCTTCGCCCGCTGCGGTAGGATCGCGTCCTGCCGCCGGGTGTTCGACAGGATCGTCCAGCCGGACCTGCCGGCCTGGAATGCGCTGCTCACGGCCTACGCGCGCCGGGCCAGGGATTCTTCGTgcgccggcgaggcggcggagataCTTGAGCTGTTTGCGCGCATGGTCTCATCGACGGTCACGCCAAACGAGATCACGCTCGTCGCCGTCATCAGCGCATGCGGGGAGCTCGGCGCTCTCGGACACGGCCTGTGGGCGCACGCGTATGCTCTCAGGCACAGGCTAACCGTGAACTGTTACTTGGCCACCGCGCTCGTAGAGATGTACACCAGGTGCGGAGAAATGGACCTGGCCGAGCAGGTGTTCGCTGGCGTTACGGACATGGACACACGCTGCTACAATGCCATGCTCCAGGGCTTGGCATTCCATGGGCGTGGCCGAGCTGCCCTCACCTTGTTTGACAGGATGTGTGCCGAGGGCTTCCCGGTTGATAGCGTCACGATGCTGGCGGTGATGTGTGCGTGCGCCCATGCTGGGTTGGTGGATGAAGGGCAGTGGCTCTTCGACAGAATGGAGATTCAGTTTGGGGTCACACCGAGGATTGAACATTATGGATGCATGGTTGACATACTGGGCCGAGCTGGTCAGCTTGATGTTGCCGAGAAGCTTATCCGAGGGATGGACATTCCGCCGAACGCTGCAATGTACAGGTCTTTGATACGGGCATGTGGGATTCATGGCAAGCTAGAACTTGGGGCGAGGACGATCCAAGAGCTGATGAGGCTCGAGCCAGAGCACAGTGGAAACTATGTCCTGCTGTCCAACTTCTACGCGAGAATGAGGCTATGGGAGGACGCaaagaaggcgaggaaggagatgaAGGCCATGGGCATTGACAAGAGCCCTGGGTCAAGCCTCCTTGACATCGACGGTGTTCTCCATGAGTTCTTGATGGGTGACAAGACACACCCTGCCTCAAGGGAGATATACGCCATGGTTCAAGAGATCGAGGCCAGATTGAAGGAAAGCGGGCACCGGCCGAGCACCACAGCTGTGATGTTCAACGTCGAGGAGGAGGACAAGGCAGATGCTCTGTCCTACCACAGCGAGAGGCTCGCCATTGCCTTCGCCCTGATTGCCTCCTCTCCGGGTGCGCCCATCAGGATCATCAAGAACCTCCGGGTGTGCAGTGATTGTCACGAGAGCACGAAGCTCGTCTCCCAGGTGTATGGAAGGGAGATCATCATGAGGGACCGCACCCGGTTCCATCACTTCAGAGATGGCCATTGCTCATGTGGAGATTTCTGGTGA